Genomic window (Candidatus Bathyarchaeia archaeon):
CCGGCTACAACATAAAAGAGTATTGTGCCTGTGTCCTGGCATATTGGGGCTTGGTATTTCTCTGCGAGGTCTATGTTTTCAAGAATTGCCTTAAGCTGGGTTTTTCCAGCCTCGCTTGTCTCCTCCTCATAAGCCCTTTTCAAGGCCTGTTTAACGTCCTCCGGAAGATATATAACCGCTTGTTTAATGAGGTTAAAAGCCGCATTTTCAACAATTTCGGGTTTCAAAGGTTTTCCCTCAACAAGTACTCGAAAACTCTTGTTTAACGCATGGTTTAAAAAAGTTTCCAGTCACTTTAATCCATCTCTCCATGGAATTAAACGCCAAGTTTCTCGTTTGCTTTAAATACTGCCTAGATTAACTGTCTCGTGGGGAAATTATGTCCATAGAGGAGGAAGAGAGCCTAACAAAACAGCGATATGAAAGCCTTGAAGACCTTCCAGGCGTGGGTCCATCCACAGCCCAAAAGCTTAGAGAACTGGGGTTCCATACAATTGAAGCCCTCGCCATGGCCACTGTTCGAGAGCTGGAGCCAGCCGGCATAAGCGAGAAAAAGGCTCAAGCCATAATTAACGCCGCCCGCGCTTCAATGGGCATATCGTTTATCCGTGCAGATGAACTTTTAAGGATGAGGCAGAACGTTTTAAGGCTTACAACTGGGAGCAAAGCCCTGGACAGGCTTTTAGATGGAGGTTTGGAAACCCAAACCATAACGGAGTTTTATGGCGAATATGGAAGCGGAAAAAGCCAAATATGCCACCAGCTCTGTGTAAACGTGCAGCTCCCACCTGAAAGGGGAGGCCTCAACGGCGCCGCTCTCTACATAGACACGGAAAACACCTTTAGAACCGAACGTATAGTGCAGATGGCGAAGCATCTCGGCCTCGACCCGGACAGGGTCGTGAAGAACATTATTTATGCCGAAGCCTACACATCGGACCACCAAATGTTCCTTTTGGAGAACGCTGACAAAGTAATCAAGGAGAACAACGTCAAACTAATAATAATTGACTCCCTGACGGCACACTTTAGAAGCGAATACCTTGGAAGGGAAATGCTTGCCCTCAGACAGCAAAAACTGAACAAGCACATGCACAAACTCATACGACTGGCAAGGGCCTTTAACGCCGTAGCCGTCGTAACGAATCAGGTGATGGCAAAGCCCGACGTCTTCTTCGGAGACGCCATTCACCCTGTTGGAGGGCACATAGTAGGCCACACAAGCCACACACGCATATACCTCAGAAAAACAGCCCACGGCCCAATCAGAATAGCTAGACTGGTTTCAAGTCCCTACTTGCCAGAGGGCGAGGAAGTATTCAAAATCACGGAGAACGGTATAGAAGACGTCACTGAAGAGGATAGGGCCAAGGCGAGTGGACGCTGAAATGCCGGTGCCATCAGCCCTTGTCACGCGTTTTTTCCAGCTTATCCTCAACAAACAGTTCACTGAAGCTGAGAGGGAATTGGAGAGGCTTAAACAGAAGATGCATAAGACGGAGTGGAATAGGGGCTATTTCAGGGCTTTATATGGAATGCTTCTCGTTAGAAAGTCCAACAGCGATCCCTACGCTTTCTTTGCAAAACTTGATTTAAACGATAAGGAGGCCCTTCAAGCCTATAGGCGGGAATTTCTGGAACACGTGAAAAACAAGCTTCACGGCGATTTTGACAGAGGCTTCTTCGCAGCTTGGGCTGACTTCACGAGGGTGGCAAGCAAAATAAACATTAATGAAGCCCAAACCGATGGGACGGAGGGAAAACCGAGGTCTTCCGAGGGCGAGGAAGGACAAGCAACCATTGACGAGTTCATTGAATAAGCCTTTCACATGTTTATGATTATGGTGTATAGGAGCACCCAGAAAACAAGCCATGACAAAATGTAGATGCCGATGCCCGTTGTGAAGATTTTTTGGGGTTTATCCACCTTCCACAAAAGTTTAGGCTTAACCGCATAGTAGGATAACATGTAGACGATAAACGCTAAGGCTATACCCGTTGTCAGAACGCGGAATCCATCACCAATGATGTTCGTTGCCATGGCATAACCGATACATATTAAAGCCGCCACTATGCCGAGGGCAAATCTAAGCCAATACAGGGCCTCAAGAGGTTTCATAATTTTCCACTTCTGCACTTATAAGGGACATCGAATTTAAAGTTGACTATCAAGTTTTAGCCATAATCCGATATTCTTATAAGGGAGAACTGCATTCTTAAGAAAGGTTTTGGATGATGTGCCGGAGCCCTATGCATGCCGTGCCATCCGCTAAACACATTGGCATTAGCATAGGGTATCTCCGGTGAAGGAAACGCGTTTTATGTTCCCCTTGTGTTTCCGCGTTTCCCGAGGGAGGTTTTAATCATGAAAGAGGGGAAGGATGCCGCCGTTATGCATCTAAAATCCGCTGAAAAGGTTTGGGGGAGGGTTAAGGTTGCTGTTAGTGCATATTTCGGATCTCCACTGTGGTCCAAAGTTTAAGGAGGAAGCCCTCTTAGAGGCTATTGACGAAATAAACGATTTAGGACCGGACGCTGTGGTTGTGACTGGTGACTTGACAGAGGACGGATTAATAAACGAGTTTAGAGAGGCGAAACGCTATTTGTCGCTCATAAAGTGTAGGCATTTAATAGTTGGAAGTGGAAACCATGATGCTAGGACAACTGGATATCTTCTGTTCCCAAAGTTTTTCGGCAACCCCTCATCCTTCACCATGATGGACAACGTGGCAATTATAATGTTGAACTCGTCGAGACCGGACAGGGATGACGGTGAAATAGGCTATAATCAGGGTTTATGGATGAGGAGTCAGCTTGAAAACTGCAGGGAAGCCTTTAAGATAGTGGCTTTGCATCACCACTTGATTCCGGTGCCGGACACGGGCATGGAGCGAAACATAGTCTCCGATGCAGGGGACCTCCTCTGGACGCTGATGAGATATGGCGTTAACCTTGTCCTGTGCGGGCACCGCCATAGACCATGGACGTGGACCCTTGGCAACCTCACAGTGATCCACGCTGGAACCGTTTCAACGGATAGACTGCGAGGCTTCTATCAAAACACCTACAACATCATACAAATTGATGGAGAAAAAGTTTCGGCAAGCTTAAAGGTTGTAGGCGGGCAGGAATGCATCCTAGATCAAGGCTCCATAGAGGCTGTTAGCTCCCTAATCTAGCGCTTTAGATGGCTATTTATACATAAACAACCCTAAAATTCCCAGACTATAGCCAAGTGGTGAGGGTTGCAGAGGGAAGAATTCAGAAGTTTTGATTTGGCAGCTGTCCTCCGCGAGCTTAGGGAAGCCATTTTGAACGCTAGGGTGAGCAACATTTACCAGCTGAACGGGGCAACCCTGCTTTTTAAGCTACGGCGAGGTGAGAAAATTTACAGTCTCATCTTGGAGGCTGGAAAACGCCTAAACCTAACAGCCTATGCTCCGGAGAAGCCCCTGCATCCGCCGGCTTTCTGCATGGCTTTGAGGAAGTACCTTCGAAACAGCACATTAACCAACATTGAGCAGCACAAGTTTGAGCGTATAGCCATCCTATCCTTCACAGGCAAGGCTGGCAACTTCAAACTCGTCGTTGAGCTCTTTGGAGAAGGCAACATAATCCTAGTGGACAGCGAAAACAGGATTGTGCAAGCCTTAAGGTATAAGCGAATGCGGGATCGGAACATACTACGCGGTGAAACCTTCGCCTTTCCACCTCCAAGCGGGCAGAATCCCCTAGAAATGGATTCCCAAGCTTTCGTTGAGGGCTTGAGGGCTTTTGGAGAGATGGAGATTGTCCGGGCTCTTGCCCGTTTTCTGGGCATAG
Coding sequences:
- the radA gene encoding DNA repair and recombination protein RadA, which codes for MSIEEEESLTKQRYESLEDLPGVGPSTAQKLRELGFHTIEALAMATVRELEPAGISEKKAQAIINAARASMGISFIRADELLRMRQNVLRLTTGSKALDRLLDGGLETQTITEFYGEYGSGKSQICHQLCVNVQLPPERGGLNGAALYIDTENTFRTERIVQMAKHLGLDPDRVVKNIIYAEAYTSDHQMFLLENADKVIKENNVKLIIIDSLTAHFRSEYLGREMLALRQQKLNKHMHKLIRLARAFNAVAVVTNQVMAKPDVFFGDAIHPVGGHIVGHTSHTRIYLRKTAHGPIRIARLVSSPYLPEGEEVFKITENGIEDVTEEDRAKASGR
- a CDS encoding metallophosphoesterase family protein translates to MHISDLHCGPKFKEEALLEAIDEINDLGPDAVVVTGDLTEDGLINEFREAKRYLSLIKCRHLIVGSGNHDARTTGYLLFPKFFGNPSSFTMMDNVAIIMLNSSRPDRDDGEIGYNQGLWMRSQLENCREAFKIVALHHHLIPVPDTGMERNIVSDAGDLLWTLMRYGVNLVLCGHRHRPWTWTLGNLTVIHAGTVSTDRLRGFYQNTYNIIQIDGEKVSASLKVVGGQECILDQGSIEAVSSLI